TGCCATAAAAAAAGTTTGATATACTATATACTGTAAGTCGTGTAGAAACATCATACTTGCAAAAGAAACTGAAAACACTTTTAGAGTAGGAAAACATAAAATGACTCGCTCAATAAACTGATTACAGACCAGCAAGCAGAGGTGTTCTAATTTAATTATAGCACCAACATTAGAATATAAGCATTAATATTAGGCAGAAAAACCAAAGTCTATTGTTCCACTAATCGATATCAGCATTATAACAGATCACTTCACAGTTAAACCAGTATTGATTACTAGTATCATAATTTCTTTCCTCTTTGTTTGAGATTTAAAGACAAGACAAATTAACACCTCAGTATCCTGattttttctgttcatattatTTCCATCTTTTTATCACATTTCAACATAAAACAAGAACATACATTATTTTTATGCCACTATATCACTTACGTTGTGGAAGAAACAACGGTTAGTAAACAAGGAAGGTAATCCTTTCTTGTTGTCTTATTTGACACAAGTTCAATCCACTTTACACAGTCAAATGTTCTGATAAGTAGTTTCTAAAGGTTTGGCTTGAATCTAACTATTCTGAGAAACTCATAAAAAGACTAATTGAATCCACAATGTACAATGTAAATGAAAAGTGGAGGAAGTAAAAGACTATTAATAATCTGAGACGTCATGAATAGCTATTAGTCAAGCACACTCCCGAATTATATTATTCAAGGGATCTTTATGTTCATTAGCTTCTTTCTTCCACAGTTCCAGTTGTAGAAACATTACATCAGACTGATTGATTTTACTGTACCCACTTAATCTCATATTCTCACTTTATATGAAACTTCAGTGCAGCTGGCTGTATGGGCtaagcaattcaagaaacagAGAAAAACATGATGATTTATACCTCAAAAAGAAACTAGCAAGGCTAAAAAGATAGATAGTGcaagaaaataaatattataaaaaaacctATGCTCCTACATAATATAAATAGCTCAAGATATCTAAACATCAAACTTGATCTATAAAGATAGAATTagcaattaaaaaattataaagttGAAAAAGTAAAAAGCAGCATGGAGAGGATTTTTTAGTATATCAAGATTTCGATGTACTGAAAAACAATGCCAAACAAGGGGGCTCTTAATATGAGACAAGTGCCGCTGAAGAAAAGATTTTGACAGCCTCATTCAAATACCAGTAAGAAGTAGGAAACTTCAATAAATCATAGCTCAAATACCAACCTTGGAAACCATCCTAATTCATTCGATCACAACTAAAAAAAACCCTTGAAAACCAATATGACAGAATATACATGAGGTACGTCAATCCTCATCACTGCATTGCTGCTCGTTGCCTTGACTGCAACAAGCACAACTCAAATCATGCACCCTATCCAACTATTAAAGATTAAAAAAGTTGAAGCAAATTCTCATTAGCAATTTCCTCTATTCCTATCTATATCAAAAATATGCATCATCTCCTAATTCATCTTCGCTGTCCAAAAAATAATCGCCCTCCTCATCCTCGCCTTCAGAAAAGGCAGAAATTCTGAAACCATCAAACTCCATTCTCTGAACTAGCTCATCCAAACTCCGGTCATCACCATGAGCTTCCCCGTCAAACTCGCTAAACGAAAAAATCTCACTTCTTTCATCTAAGTCCCTCCATCCTCTGCTTTTCAATTCCAAATCACTCTCCTTAATCTCCCTACTCTCCACCCTAATCCATGGCATCCAAACATCGGCATGCGTACTCAATGCTCTATCCCGATCCCCGACCACCACCGTCCCCAACCTGGCTTCCTTTGCCTTCCTCAACATCTCTGAAAAATCAGAATCATCCGACACCAGCACAATCCAATCAACACCTCTGCTCATAGAATGCAGCATTTGCCTCTTTAAAGCCCAATCCGCGGCCTGTGGCTTATCCTCGACAGTCTTAACAAATACCCCAGCTCTCTTCAGTTCTTGAGCTAACCCATAACCGACTTTGGGGGTCAACAAACTGCGGGCCGCCGCATTGTACTTCTCATTCCCATCTACAAATCTCTCCTTGTAACGCTGACGTTTCTTCCCCTTCAAACTCCTCATCCTGGTCAACTTCTTCTGCCTCTCCCTCTCGTGCAATTGGCGGAAATGCTTCCTCAAATCCATATTGGTCGTACATTTCCGCCCACAAACCGAGCAGATATACGGCTCGGAGGGCGTGGACATCCCTTTTCGTTCAATAAAATCCGTATGGCGACGCTCACGGCGTTCCTCTACTACCCACTGAGGGAGGTG
The Primulina eburnea isolate SZY01 chromosome 5, ASM2296580v1, whole genome shotgun sequence genome window above contains:
- the LOC140832739 gene encoding uncharacterized protein — translated: MAISNSFKPITLNSGFPFFRHESSSLKTTSNFNPRVTLLSYKAPHQWRPIKSCMADQEIDMVKTKEGVYAAKAKKVVVLWDLDNKPPRGPPFEAAMALKGVAQKFGEVVDISAYANRHAFIHLPQWVVEERRERRHTDFIERKGMSTPSEPYICSVCGRKCTTNMDLRKHFRQLHERERQKKLTRMRSLKGKKRQRYKERFVDGNEKYNAAARSLLTPKVGYGLAQELKRAGVFVKTVEDKPQAADWALKRQMLHSMSRGVDWIVLVSDDSDFSEMLRKAKEARLGTVVVGDRDRALSTHADVWMPWIRVESREIKESDLELKSRGWRDLDERSEIFSFSEFDGEAHGDDRSLDELVQRMEFDGFRISAFSEGEDEEGDYFLDSEDELGDDAYF